The sequence CACGAAGTCGTTCTCGGTGCCGTGACCCTTGAGGAAGGCGATCCGTGTGCTCATTCCTCGATCGTACGGGAGCGGACCACGACCGTTTCAGGGGCGCTTCAGCGCAGTCGGGCCACTCGCCACACGGCGAGGATCACCGCCAGGGCCACCAGCAGGACGTAGCCGAGGACGACCCGCCAGTCCGGGCGGCGGCCCGAGCCGCGCGGCGGCAGGCCCGGCCAGGTGTAGCCGACCCTGCGGGCGGCCATCATGCCCCAGCCGGCGGCGCAGGAGCAGATCAGCAGGCCGAGCATGGCGATGACCGCGCCGCTGTCGCCGAAGTCGAAGGCGAGCGGGAAGGCGAACATCAGGGAGCCGACGGCGGCGAGGCTCACGATGGGCGCGAGCTGCCAGATGCGCAGCCGGCGCTGCGGGCGCAGCTCGACCTCGACCTCCGGTCCGCCCGGGTACATCTCCTCGGGCGCCGGTCCGTCGGCGGTGACGCCGTCCGGGGCCTCGTCGGGGCCGTCGTCGGCGAGCCGGTCGTCGTCCGTCAGACGATCCGTGACCAAGGAGTCCGGGGCCAAGAGGTCCGGAGCCAGAGAGTCGGAGACCAGGGAGTCGGGGACCAGGGAGTCCGGGGCCAGCGGGTCCGGGGCCAGGGTGATCTCGGCCGGGCGGTCGTCCGTCGGGCCGTCTTCGTGCGGGCCGCTGCCGTGACGGCCGCCGTCGTGGGAGCCGTTCGGCTGCCAACCGGTCGGCAGCGGGCCGTCCGTCCGGGAGTGGCGCTCGGCCGGGCGGTCCCCGCCCGGGCCGGGATCGTCACTCTCGGTGGTGACGTGCTCGGTGCTTCGTGCGGTGTCGCGAGGGCCGGCCTCCATCGCCACGCGCCCTCCCAACTAGGCTCCACTTGGTCGATCGAAGCTCGATGATGGCACGGCGCCACAGGCCTCGATGACCGGCGACGCATCCCGATGCCATGACGTGATCAGGCTGTAACCGGTCGTTCGACCAACGCCAGGGCCTGCTGCGGAAGTTCCCCGCGGTCGGCGGCGGCCCCACTCAACCAGTGCACCCGGGGATCCCGCCTGAACCACGAATCCTGGCGGCGCGCGAAGCGCTTGGTGGCACGCACGGTCTCGGCGCGTGCTTCCGCTTCGGTGCACTCCCCGGCCAGCGCCGCGAGGACCTGCTGGTAGCCGAGCGCGCGCGACGCCGTGCGCCCCTCGCGCAGCCCCTGCGCCTCCAGTGCGCGCACCTCGTCCACGAGGCCCGCCTCCCACATCCGGTCGACGCGCCGCGCGATGCGCTCGTCCAGTTCCGGGCGGGCGACGTCGACGCCGATCTGGATCGTGTCGTACACCGAGTCGTGGCCCGGCAGATTCGCGGTGAAGGGCTGGCCGGTGATCTCGATCACCTCCAGTGCCCGGACGATCCGGCGTCCGTTGCTCGGCAGGATCGCGCGGCCGGCCCCGGGGTCGGCCGCGGCGAGCCGGGCGTGCAGGGCCCCGGGGCCGCGCAGCGCCAGCTCCTCCTCCAGCCGGGCCCGGACCTCCGGGTCGGTGCCGGGGAACTCCAGGTTGTCGACGGCTCCGCGGACGTACAGGCCGGAGCCGCCGACCAGGACGGGCCAGCGGCCCTCGGCGAGCAGCGCGTCGATCCGCGCGCGGGCCAGTTTCTGGTACTCGGCGACCGAGGCGGTGGCCGTCACGTCCCAGATGTCCAGCAGGTGGTGCGGGACGCCGCCGCGCTCCTCGGGTGTCAGCTTGGCGGTACCGATGTCCATCCCCCGGTACAGCTGCATGGAGTCGGCGTTGACGACCTCGCCGCCGAGTTGCCGGGCCAGGAAGACGCCGAGATCGGACTTGCCGGCCGCGGTGGGTCCTACGACGGCGATGACACGGGGGGCGACGGGTGCGCTGCTCACCGCACCAGTCTCGCAAACGTCCAGGCGAGCCCTCGAACGAGTGACGAGTCACGCGCGGAGGTGATCTCACCGTGTCCGCGCCGGATACGCGGCGTCCGCGGTGGGTAGGCACGGGGTGACGCGGGATTTCGTCCCCACGAGTACCGTATGGAGTGGATATGGTCGTGTTCACACGGCTTCTCGGCAGGCCGGAGGCGACGGCCGGACGTGCCGGGGCGAGGGAAGGTGGACCATGGGTCTGTTGGACAACATGAAGGCCAAGCTGGGCCCGGCCAAGGACAAGGTGTCGGATCTCGCTCGGCAGCACGGGGACAAGGTCCAGCACGGGATCGACAAGGCCGCCAAGGCCGTCGACGAGCGGACCAAGGGCAAGTACAGCGACAAGATCCACACGGGTACGGACAAGGCCAAGGAGGCCATGGACCGCCTCGCGCAGAAGAGCGGCCCCACGGCGACACCGCCGCCTGCGGACCCGACGACCCCGACGCGCCCGGAGGGACCACCGCCGACTTCGTGACCGAGGGGTCGGGGCGCGCCGGACGCGTACGGGGGCTGCCGGATTCCGGGCGGTGTCCGCGGGCCGCCGCCGGCGTCAGGTCCAGGTGGCGACCAGATAGCCCACGCCGTACGGCGCGTCCTCGTAGAGCAGCGCGCCGTTGAGGCGGGCGTCCCGCGCCGCGCCGGCGAGGATCTGCCAGGGTGCGCGGCCGGCCGCCTTCAGTTCGCGGGCGAGGGCGGGGTCCAGCGCGCGCAGGGCCGCCAGGTCCGCCGTGCCGAGTGCCCGGGCGGCCTCCGCGTCGAAGGGCGCCGCCCGTTCGTCCAGGTAACCGGGCGCCTTGAGGGTGCGGCAGGCGCTGGCGTCCCCCATCACCAGCAGCGCCACGCGGCCTGCCCGGCCGGCCAGTTCCCGGCCGGTCTCGGCGCATCGCTCGGGCTCCAGCGTGTCGGCGACACCGAGCCCCTCGATCGGGGCGTCGGCCCAGCCGGTCCGCTCCAGCAGCCAGGCGCCGACGGCCAGCGAGGCCGGCAGTTCGCGCTCCGGTGCGGCGCCGGTGGCGTGGCCCAGGCGTACGTCCACGTCGACCCCGAAGCCGCGGAAGGTGCCCGAGGTGCCCTGCGGGAACGGGCCGAGGCCGTCCGGACCGGCGGTGCCGACGACCACCAGCAGGTCGGGGCGGGCGGCGGCGAGCACGCCGAGCGCGTCCGAGCAGGCCGCGCGTGCGGCGTCCAGTTCCGGTGCGGCACCCGCGGCGACCTCGGGCACGAGCAGCGGCGGGCAGGGGCAGACTGCGGCGGCGACAAGCATGGTCGGCAGGTTAACTCCCCGCGCGGACCCGTCCGGACCGCGGTCCCAGGTCGGCACGCCGGTCAGCCGTTCCGGGCCGCGCTCCGGCACATCACGCGGATCGACGAGCCGCTCCCGCCGGCCTCCGCCGTGAACGCGGCCCGGAACGGCACCGTCCGAGGCACCCGCCGCCCCGCCGCCACGGACGCCGACACGCTCGTCCGCCCGCCCGGATGCTCGCAGCCGCGACGGAACCCGCACGCTCGTACGAGGCTCCTTCCCGGACCCTCGTACGAGCCCCGCGCCCCGGTCCGCCGGCAGGCCGTCAGTCGCAGCCGCAGCCGCTTCCCGCGGCCACCGGCAGCGGTTCCGGCACACCGATCTTCGGCAGGCCCAGCATCACGCCCGCCGGCTTGGCGGCCTCCGCCGCGTTGCGCTTCTCCCAGGCGTCGCCCGCGCGCGTGCGGCGCACGGCGAGGGCGGGACCCTCGGCGAGGAGGTGGTGCGGAGCGGCGTACGTGACCTCGACGGTGACGACGTCGCCGGGACGGACCTCCTGGTCGGGCTTGGTGAAGTGGACCAGGCGGTTGTCGGGGGCGCGGCCGGAGAGGCGGTGGGTGGCACCGTCCTTGCGGCCCTCGCCCTCGGCGACCATCAGCTCCAGCGTGCGGCCGACCTGCTTCTTGTTCTCCTCCCAGGAGATCTCCTCCTGGAGGGCCACCAGCCGTTCGTAGCGCGCCTGGACGACCTCCTTGGGGATCTGGCCGTCCATGGTCGCGGCGGGAGT comes from Streptomyces sp. SCL15-4 and encodes:
- a CDS encoding class III extradiol dioxygenase subunit B-like domain-containing protein — its product is MLVAAAVCPCPPLLVPEVAAGAAPELDAARAACSDALGVLAAARPDLLVVVGTAGPDGLGPFPQGTSGTFRGFGVDVDVRLGHATGAAPERELPASLAVGAWLLERTGWADAPIEGLGVADTLEPERCAETGRELAGRAGRVALLVMGDASACRTLKAPGYLDERAAPFDAEAARALGTADLAALRALDPALARELKAAGRAPWQILAGAARDARLNGALLYEDAPYGVGYLVATWT
- the miaA gene encoding tRNA (adenosine(37)-N6)-dimethylallyltransferase MiaA, which codes for MSSAPVAPRVIAVVGPTAAGKSDLGVFLARQLGGEVVNADSMQLYRGMDIGTAKLTPEERGGVPHHLLDIWDVTATASVAEYQKLARARIDALLAEGRWPVLVGGSGLYVRGAVDNLEFPGTDPEVRARLEEELALRGPGALHARLAAADPGAGRAILPSNGRRIVRALEVIEITGQPFTANLPGHDSVYDTIQIGVDVARPELDERIARRVDRMWEAGLVDEVRALEAQGLREGRTASRALGYQQVLAALAGECTEAEARAETVRATKRFARRQDSWFRRDPRVHWLSGAAADRGELPQQALALVERPVTA
- a CDS encoding antitoxin — translated: MGLLDNMKAKLGPAKDKVSDLARQHGDKVQHGIDKAAKAVDERTKGKYSDKIHTGTDKAKEAMDRLAQKSGPTATPPPADPTTPTRPEGPPPTS